A genomic window from Microbacterium sp. H1-D42 includes:
- a CDS encoding MerR family transcriptional regulator, whose product MDADVPVFAIAVAAELAGMHPQTLRQYDRIGLVVPGRTRGGSRRYSMRDIEQLREVAQLSSEGMSLPAIARLLDLEDEVRMLRRRVLELEGALRAERETRPGMRVFAAGSTGQVVTVGSGRRIRRSTEVVLWHPRSRASDDAAPDEN is encoded by the coding sequence ATGGATGCTGACGTGCCCGTCTTCGCGATCGCGGTCGCCGCGGAGCTGGCCGGCATGCACCCCCAGACGCTGCGGCAGTACGACCGCATCGGACTGGTGGTGCCCGGCCGCACCCGCGGCGGCTCGCGGCGGTACTCGATGCGCGACATCGAGCAGCTCCGCGAGGTCGCCCAGCTCTCGAGTGAGGGGATGAGCCTGCCGGCCATCGCCCGCCTGCTCGATCTGGAGGACGAGGTGCGGATGCTGCGGCGGCGCGTTCTGGAACTCGAGGGTGCGCTGCGCGCCGAGCGCGAGACCCGCCCCGGCATGCGCGTGTTCGCCGCCGGGTCGACCGGTCAGGTCGTCACTGTCGGCTCTGGCCGGCGGATCCGGCGCTCGACGGAGGTCGTGCTCTGGCATCCGCGCTCCCGTGCATCTGACGACGCCGCGCCCGACGAGAACTGA
- a CDS encoding nucleotide exchange factor GrpE, with translation MTDKNFDDNSAEVPGEGSGAQAPGPESQNPGAQPNPPAADAAAAEGSDDDLTVDDILNAMQTDEASSDDGSDAGIVNAEHALLNDLKRLQAEYANYRRRTEEQRHIEIARAKGEAAKDLLPVLDDLDRAQQHGDLVEGSAFSVIAGKVRTVVERLGVVSYGVAGEEFDPQHHEAIFQQPTPGATSSTILEVVEVGYRLGDVELRPAKVVVSVPAE, from the coding sequence ATGACGGACAAGAACTTCGACGACAACAGCGCCGAGGTTCCGGGCGAGGGGTCGGGTGCGCAGGCACCCGGCCCCGAGTCGCAGAACCCGGGCGCCCAGCCCAACCCGCCTGCCGCTGACGCAGCCGCGGCCGAGGGCTCGGACGACGACCTGACGGTCGACGACATCCTGAATGCGATGCAGACCGACGAGGCCTCTTCTGACGACGGATCGGATGCTGGGATCGTGAACGCCGAGCACGCTCTGCTCAACGACCTCAAGCGTCTGCAGGCCGAGTACGCCAACTACCGCCGCCGCACCGAAGAGCAGCGTCACATCGAGATCGCCCGCGCGAAGGGGGAGGCCGCAAAGGACCTGCTGCCGGTGCTCGACGACCTCGACCGCGCGCAGCAGCACGGCGATCTGGTCGAGGGCTCTGCCTTCTCGGTCATCGCCGGGAAGGTGCGCACCGTCGTAGAGCGCCTCGGCGTCGTCTCGTACGGTGTCGCGGGCGAGGAGTTCGACCCGCAGCACCATGAGGCGATCTTCCAGCAGCCCACTCCCGGCGCCACCAGCTCGACGATCCTCGAGGTCGTCGAGGTCGGCTATCGTCTCGGCGACGTCGAACTGCGCCCTGCGAAGGTCGTCGTCTCTGTTCCAGCGGAGTAG
- the mgtE gene encoding magnesium transporter, giving the protein MTPKQLQHISDIAEAIEQSIDRGDLAAASTALTPMPVPDIVELLGRLRIANGAIVYRLLAKTRALEVFEALTPGMQSDLIQALQDAEVTRLFAEMDPDDRVWLLDELPASVAPRLLRGLSQRERDLTASVLGYPENAIGRRMSPEVILTHPQLTVGETMRRVRADLDHAETIYTLPVTDSGRRVVGVVSLRDLLAAEDDSIIADIMRDAHVAIAEEDAETAARRTTDLGLLALPIVDSEERLVGVLTIDDAARILKQEESEDAARQGGVEPLRRSYLSTPIRRLVRSRVVWLLVLAVGATLTVQVLDTFEATLAHMTVLALFVPLLIGTGGNTGNQAATTVTRSLALGEVTPRDLGKVLSREIRVGMSLGLLLGILGFSLTGLIYDWHIGLVIGLTLLAVCTVAASIGGIMPLAARAIKVDPAVFSNPFITTFVDATGLIIYFLIAKAVLGI; this is encoded by the coding sequence ATGACTCCGAAGCAGCTGCAGCACATCTCCGACATCGCCGAGGCGATCGAGCAGTCCATCGACCGCGGTGATCTCGCGGCAGCATCCACCGCCCTCACACCGATGCCGGTCCCAGACATCGTCGAACTGCTCGGGCGGCTCCGCATCGCGAACGGCGCGATCGTCTATCGTCTGCTGGCGAAGACGCGTGCGCTGGAGGTGTTCGAGGCGCTCACGCCTGGCATGCAGAGCGACCTGATCCAGGCGCTGCAGGATGCCGAGGTCACCCGCCTGTTCGCCGAGATGGATCCGGATGACCGGGTCTGGCTGCTCGACGAGCTGCCGGCGTCCGTCGCACCTCGACTGCTGCGCGGGCTCTCACAGCGCGAACGCGACCTGACAGCATCCGTCCTCGGGTATCCGGAGAACGCGATCGGGCGCCGGATGAGCCCCGAGGTGATCCTCACGCACCCGCAGCTGACCGTCGGCGAGACGATGCGGCGCGTGCGCGCAGACCTCGACCACGCCGAGACGATCTACACGCTTCCGGTCACCGACTCCGGCCGCCGCGTCGTCGGCGTCGTCAGCCTGCGCGACCTGCTCGCAGCCGAGGACGACAGCATCATCGCCGACATCATGCGCGATGCGCATGTCGCGATTGCGGAGGAGGATGCTGAGACCGCCGCCCGCCGCACCACCGACCTCGGACTGCTCGCCCTGCCCATCGTCGACAGCGAGGAGCGCCTGGTGGGCGTGCTGACCATCGACGACGCCGCACGCATCCTGAAGCAGGAGGAGAGTGAGGATGCTGCCCGCCAGGGCGGCGTCGAGCCGCTGCGCCGCTCCTACCTGTCCACGCCCATCCGGCGCCTGGTGCGCTCGCGGGTGGTCTGGCTGCTGGTGCTCGCGGTCGGTGCGACGCTCACGGTGCAGGTGCTCGACACCTTCGAGGCGACGCTGGCGCACATGACCGTGCTGGCACTGTTCGTGCCGCTGCTGATCGGCACCGGCGGCAACACCGGCAATCAGGCCGCGACGACCGTGACCCGCTCACTCGCTCTGGGCGAGGTGACGCCTCGGGATCTCGGCAAGGTGCTCTCCCGGGAGATCAGGGTCGGCATGAGCCTTGGCCTGCTGCTGGGGATCCTCGGGTTCTCCCTGACCGGACTCATCTACGACTGGCACATCGGCCTGGTCATCGGGCTGACTCTGCTCGCAGTGTGCACGGTGGCAGCATCCATCGGCGGCATCATGCCGCTCGCCGCCCGCGCGATCAAGGTCGACCCCGCCGTGTTCTCGAACCCCTTCATCACGACGTTCGTCGACGCGACAGGCCTGATCATCTACTTCCTGATCGCGAAGGCCGTGCTCGGCATCTGA
- a CDS encoding DnaJ C-terminal domain-containing protein has product MASQDWFDKDFYKTLGVTKDVSDADLKKTYRKLARKYHPDSNQGDAKAEAKFKEISEAYSVLSDAEQRREYDEIRAMGSGARFTAPGSGASGGFEDVFSRFGQGGGQQADFDDIFSMFSQGGGGSFGSGRFGQPTGGYRGFGGPQKGADVTATTTLDFVTAAQGDTVSLQSADGKPFKVKVPAGVKDGQKIRLRGRGRPSPDGGEPGDIVLQVKVRPHPVFTRDGLNLRLTVPVTFTEATLGATIEVPTLSGDVVKLRVAPGTPSGRVLRVKGRGIKSTKGTGDLLAELQVAVPSHLDDAARAALEAFAAAEPKENPRAEMMAKAKA; this is encoded by the coding sequence ATGGCAAGCCAGGATTGGTTCGACAAGGACTTCTACAAGACGCTCGGCGTCACCAAGGACGTCTCCGACGCCGACCTCAAGAAGACGTATCGCAAGCTCGCGCGCAAGTACCACCCCGACTCCAATCAGGGTGATGCCAAGGCCGAGGCGAAGTTCAAGGAGATCAGCGAGGCGTACAGCGTGCTCAGCGACGCCGAGCAGCGTCGTGAGTACGACGAGATCCGCGCGATGGGGTCAGGCGCCCGCTTCACGGCGCCAGGTTCCGGGGCATCCGGCGGCTTCGAGGACGTCTTCAGCCGATTCGGTCAGGGCGGCGGCCAGCAGGCCGACTTCGATGACATCTTCTCGATGTTCTCGCAGGGCGGCGGCGGGTCGTTCGGCTCCGGTCGATTCGGCCAGCCGACCGGTGGCTACCGCGGATTCGGCGGCCCGCAGAAGGGCGCCGACGTCACGGCGACCACCACGCTCGACTTCGTCACGGCGGCGCAGGGAGACACTGTCAGCCTGCAGTCTGCCGACGGCAAGCCGTTCAAGGTCAAGGTGCCGGCGGGCGTCAAGGACGGGCAGAAGATCCGTCTGCGCGGTCGCGGCCGTCCCTCGCCGGACGGTGGCGAACCAGGTGACATCGTGTTGCAGGTGAAGGTCCGCCCGCATCCGGTGTTCACTCGCGATGGACTGAACCTGCGCCTGACGGTGCCGGTGACGTTCACCGAGGCGACGCTGGGTGCCACCATCGAGGTGCCGACGCTCAGCGGCGACGTCGTGAAGCTGCGGGTCGCCCCCGGCACGCCCTCCGGGCGCGTGCTGAGGGTGAAGGGCCGTGGCATCAAGTCGACCAAGGGCACCGGCGATCTTCTCGCCGAGCTGCAGGTGGCGGTGCCGTCGCACCTCGACGATGCTGCTCGTGCGGCTCTCGAGGCCTTCGCGGCAGCCGAGCCCAAGGAGAACCCGCGGGCCGAGATGATGGCGAAGGCGAAGGCCTAG